AACTTAATCATTACTTGCATTTGTTTCCTTTTGTTATTTATTTATACTGAAAGTATAGCATACTAAACCTTAAGAATAGTTTAATAAAGTCTAGGTTATTATACTTTTATTAATTTAAAGGAATAATATGCAAATAACATATAATGAAATAGCCGAATTAATCGGAAGAACTGAAGCAAATATGAAATATATGAAAAAACACAACCCCGAACAATTGGAACTATTAAAAATAGGGGGATTGTGCAAAAAATATAACATTAGTTTAAAAGACCTTGAAGCGATTATCAAATTAAAAGAAGATATTAAAAAATAATAAAAAAAATAATTGTTAATAAAAAAAGAGTCAAAAAAAAGTTTTTATTTTGATAGAATTTATAAAAATCTATTTAAAAGGCTTAATATGTGTAAATTAAATTTTAATAGTATTGATTGGCTTTTTTTATCACTTATAACAATAGGTATTTTTATTATAATATTTATATAAAGGAAAAAGAAAAAATGATTAAAAAAATATTAGTTAGTTTTTTGATGTTGTTTAGTTTAATTAGTGCAAATGATGATTTTATAGACTCATATTATAGCAGTATAGGGGAAAGGCTTTCAGAATGGATACCAGTTGGAGAAAATGAAAAAGCTACATTAAATATTTTTATTGATGAAAACGGGGCTTTTGATTATGAATTTATTAAAAAGGCAAATTCAGAAGAATTTAACAATAGTTTAAAAAATTTTTTAGAGAAACAAAAAAAAATAAAATATCCAGTTTATAAAAATAAAAAAATAAAAATAAAAACTGATTTCGAAAGCGAAAAAAAATAGAATAGGGGAGTTTAAACCCCTATTTTTTTTAATTTGTTTTATGTCTAAAATCGCATATTTTGGGAGTAACAAATTTATCATTTAAAGAATGTATATCTTTTTTTATCTCATCTAATATCTTGTAAATGTCTTTTAAGTCTTGATGTTTAATCGTTGTTAATTCAATCTCTTTTAATTTTCTATCAGTTCTCCAAACCCAAACAAACAAAGGAATAATTAAATAGTTAATCATTTCTTTAAATAATTCTAAATTTTCCATAAATAAAATTAACCAATAAATGGAGGTTTTGGAAGTCCATCATAGAATGCTTTATCTGCTGTAACTTCTACAAATTCAGAAACAAGATTATTTCCTTCTCTTGATATTGTTATAGCATAAGAGTCGAAAGGATAAATAACTTCATTATTTTCATTCTCAAATTTTAAATAAAATGCAAAGATTTCATTTTCAGAATTAATATTATAAAATGGATATTCCACTATATTTTCAGGTAGATTACTACTTGTTAATTCTAAATTTTTTCCATAAACAGTTGCTGAAACTTCATACTCTAGTAAATATGTATTAGTTCCATTTGAAAGAATAAAAGTAACTGCGTCAAACTCTTGTAAACCTAATTTAAAAGCGAAATAATATTGTTTCTGTAATAGTTCAGGACTAGAAAAAATAAATTCATTAACTGCATTATATTCTTTTATAATTTCAATATCTCCACCAGTTGAACCAGTTGAATTATTTTCAAGATTAGTTAATCTTTGTAATAATTGTGTAAATTGAGTTAAATTAAAAAGATAAGTTGATATTTTTTCTTTTTGGATTGTATCTAAAGTATCAAAATCAAAAATTGCACTTTCTGCGTCTTGACCGTCAGCACCTTTTAAACTTTCTAACCATTCGTTAAGTGTACCAGTAAAACCATTATTAACCGCTAATTCATAAGCACTTAATCCATTTTCACCATTAACACCATTTATTCCATCAACTCCATTTACTCCGTCTTTTCCTTTTAAAGAGTTAAGGTAATCTATTTCATTTCCTACAAAACCATATCTTACAGCTAATTGATAACTATTATCCCCTTTATCTCCCTTATCTCCTTTTTCTCCTTTTAAAAATGCTTTTTGTTCAGGAGTTAAAGAGTCAAATTCAATTTTTAAGGTGTTAATTTCTAAATTTGTTATGATTGAGTTTAATTGAGTTAATCTATCATTAAACTGAACTTTTAAGGCTTCAAGTTCTGAAACAGTGTAATTAATTGTTTTTCCTGATAATTCATTCAAAACTTTATTAATGTCGCTTAGTTCTTTTTCGAAATCTTTTCTTTGGTCGTGTGTATATTCATTATTTGAAATTAAATCTAAATATGCCTCACTTTGTTTTTTTAAACCTAATAGTAAATTTTGTACTATTCCTTCTTGTAATTCCAAATTAGTCATTTTTTTATTTTCCTTTTTATTTTTTTATTTTTTATTTATAAATTAAAAAAGGTTAGATAAATGAATACCTAACCTTTAAACATATTTTAATAATCCTTTAAAGATTATAATAAAGACATATTTCCTGAGTCGATAGAAACGTCGATTGGTAAATCAGAACTATATGGAGCTTCAAAAGGTTTAATTGCACCTAATACGTTGATAACATTTTCTAAACTTGCATTAAATACTAAAGGTCTTTTATTTCCATTTGAAATATAAATAGGTTTTAAAACATTGTGTCTAATTTTTACAAAATCAGCAATATTAAAAGATGAAGTAATAGTCGAAGCTTCAACCGAAAGAGTTAAATTTTGTTCAAAAACTTCGATTTTACCGTCTAAAAGAGCAATATAACCTGCGATGTCACCTTCGTCCATTTGAACAGTAGAAGTACCTACTTTTTCCCCTTTTGAATTCCAGTTAGTTGTTTGTTTGATAATATATTTTTTTACAGCCATTTTATTTATTTTCCTTTTTTTATAATTTTAAATTTGTTTTTTTTCTTTTTTATTTTTCTATCTTTTTTAAAAGGTAAAAAGTTAAAAAGTAATGAAATTAAAATAGATTTTTTAAAATGTGTCAATATTTAACTTTTTTTTTCAAGATAAGCGAAGAATAGGGGAGAGCATAAAAAAAAAGTGAAACAATAAAATATTTTAATAATTTAAAGTTTCATTTTTTTTATTTTTTTTATGATTTTAAAAAGAAATTAATTTTATCAGCTTCAATTTTTTTATTATTAAATCTTAAATTATTAGTAATTAATTGTTTAATCAAATTAAAATCTTTATTCTTTTTTATATTTGGAATAAAAGTTTTAAATACCAAGTTATCATCAATAAATTTTAATGAAACTCTTTTATAATAATTTCCGTCGTCCTCTTTTATTGATAAATTTGAGAACTCAAATTCTCTAATTTCTACAAGTTCGCCACTAACAAATTTTTCAAAGAATTTTTTTAATTCTTCGATATTATTAGAGTAAAAATTTTCATTATAAGTTCTTGAATTATATTTATATACTACTTGATAAAGATTTTCATCAAATATATTTGTATCTTTGAAATCTGTTCTTACATCATCATAAAAACCTATTATTGGCTCATCTACTATTAATTGAGTTTTTAAAAATTTTTCTATATCTTCTTTTGTTGTGTAAGGCTTCAAGTTATAGAGGTCAATTTGTTTAGAGTGATTATTTGAATAACAAAACCAAGACCACTTATAAATGCTATCTTCATTTTTTGGATATTGACTTAGAGAGTCATTTGTAGCAATTTTATAATTTTTTGAATAAATGATTTTTTTAATGTTAATAATATCGGCTTCACTTATTTCATTTAATAGATTTATAATGTCTTGCGAACTGTTTGCCTCTAAAAAAAAGCTATCCATTCGCCCTAATTGTGTTGTAACGTGATAAATATTTGACATATATTTTTATCCTTATTTTTTATATTAATTTACCCCAATCGGGCAAAGCCCTCAGGGATTTTATTTTGCTAAATTTGTTCTATTTACTATTTTTAAAATAGCTTCAGTTAAATTAAAAATTCGTCCTTCGACGTCTTTTGCAAATTCTGAATAATTATTAATTGTTTCGACCATATCCGACCAAGATGTGCCACTATCTGCGATTAATTGCCCAGTTACTTTTTCAAAGAGTTTTTTATCTGCGTTTGTATTTTTCCAACTGCTAGTTTTAGTCTTATGAAGATATAAATTAAAATTTTCTTGACTTGAAACCCCTTTTAATTGTGTAGAAGTTGCCCCAAGAGAAACTATCTTATTTTCAATTGCCATACGATTATTTTTTTCGTTTTGTATTTGTGTATCAATTTGTCTTAAGTTTGAGTCCGCAATTTTCATTACTTCAATTCTCTCTAACGTTTTATCACTACCAATCACAGCACCAAGAAAGTTTAAAGCTTTTTTTCCTTTTATGTTTTTTGTTTTTAATTCTTGTATTTTCTTTTTTAATTTTCCTGAAACAATATAACCCCACATAATCCCAGTTCTAGTTGCTACTTTTGTTATATATGCCATAATTCCAGTATAAGCCCAAAGCGTAGCACCGAAAGAAAGTTGTGTAATAAAATTGTTTATTGCTTCATCTTTTAAGGTTAAATCGTCGCCAGTTTTTAAAATTGGTTGAGTAAAATTTCTCATATTCATAAATAAATAAGTACTTATAAAATCGTCGGTTGTATCTTCAAGAGAATTAGTAAATACAGTTTTTAAAGATTGCATTAAATACTCCCTACATTATTAATATTATATTTTGTTTTAATTTGTGAAAACTCATCTTTTAAACCTTTTTCAATTTCATCAAGTAAATATTGGAAAGGATTAAAGTCAAGGCTAAAACCGTCATTAATCATAAAATCTTCAACCATTTCTAAACCGTCATTTAATGCAAATTCATTTTCATCTTTTAAATTTTTAATTTTTTCAACATTAGACAAATTTTGTAATTCTGTTTTATTGTACATTTTTCCCTCAAATTCGACATTTTTGTCTAAATCTGCGTTAATTTTTTCTATTATTTTTTGATTAACTTCTTTGTTTGATGTAGTTAAGTTATTAAGCGACTCTACGAGTTGGGAAGTATCAAGCTTTACATCTCCTAAATTTAAGTTATCTGTACTTAATGTATATTCTTTTTGAGCAATAACACTTTTTAATTTTGCTATATTTGTTAATAATGTAGAAGTTTGTTTAATTATTCTCTCATTTTGTTCATATAATTTACCTTGCATATTAAGTTGCAATTGTTGAATTGCGTTTGCCTCTTCTTGCAATTTTATAGTTTTTAATTTTGCTTGTATATCAGCTTTTTTGTATTCAACTTCAACTTTAGCGAGTTGTATCTCTCTTTCGTGCTGTTTTTGCTTTAAATCGTTTCCCGCTTTCATTTGTGAAATCAAAGGGGAAGTTGTTGGGGCTTGTGGGACTGTTAATTCAGCGTCAAAATCTGTTAACATTTTGTTCATTAAATGTTCTTTAAATCTTGTTTTTTGTTCGTCAAGTATTCCAGCGAGTGCCAAATCGTCATCTATTGTTGTTCCTTGTGTTTCGTTAGCTAGTGCGAACTCATCTTCTCCAATATAAAAGGAAAGTTTTCCTTTCCCATTTTGTGTTGTTACTGTCCATTTTCCAGTTGCACCAAGAGGTAAGTAATGGTCTTCAATTTGTGGGATTTCATCAGCCATTATTGACCCCCTAATAATTCTCTAATAGCCATTAATTCGGCTAAAATTTGTTCTAATAATAATTTGCATTCGTCCATTTTTTTATTTTCCTTTTTTTATTTTAATTTTTAATTTTTTTATGATTAATTTTTTTTAGTAAAACAATCATAAATACAACAATCGGGCATAATTGGTAACTTTGTAACATCTGTATGCGATATAAACATTTTAAGACGTGGAGTTATCCAAATATAATCGAAACCTAATTCAAACAATCTAAAGCCAGTTTGATAAACTGTTATTCTTATGCCACTAGAACCGGCATAGTGTGAATAATATGTATCTTCAATATATTCCTCAGGATATTTATAAGAAGGAACACGAAAAGAATGAAATAAATTTGATGTATTACTATAAATATATTTTATTGTGTCATCGTTAAATAATCTCATCATTTCAAGTTGCGAAGGCTTCAAACCGTAGTAATTAACAACTCTATAATTAGCTTTACTTGCAATTAAATAAGATAACTTTCCATCTTCAAAAAAACATAAAGGAACTCCGCCACCTTGCAAAATTGCTTCATATTGCCATTTTAAATAGTTGGGATTATCATTGCACGTTGAAGTAGTAAAATAGAAATTATCAGGTAAGGGCAAATATTTAGTTTTATCGTAATTTATAACACAACTAACTCCATTAATAGTAGGCAAATTAATTGTAAATGAATATTCCCTAAAAATCTCTTTTATAGAGTTATAACGTATCAATCTTTTTATATTATTTGATACGTTTATATTTCTTAAACCTTCTGCCCCGTAAGTTTCATAAATATTAACACTAGGATTATTATTATCGGCTTTTTTTCCCCAGTATCTACCGTCTAATAAAATTGACATTTTAATAACCTAATTTTTACTTTTTTGCATAAAAGTTTTATTTTCTGTTAATGCTTCATCAATTTTCGGAGATAAGCCACCTTTTGAGTTTTTTGCATTTTCCAAAGTGTTTGAAACAGCTTTTAAAATTTTGATACCTAAATCAATTTTACTAGCATATTTAACTGGTAAAAGATACATTAAAGGGGGATATACAGCCCCAAGAACTAATAATATATTTCCTAAATTTTCTGTTATGATTTCCATTTTAATATTTTCCTTCTCTCATTACTTTTGATAAATATTCACTTCTTAAAAGTCCTGAATTACCTCTTTTATTATCTTGCATATCGTAGTTAATAAAATCTTTATGCCATTTTGAATTTAGCATTTCTTCCGAAGCACTTTGAAAGTCGTTATTTTGTAAATATTTAATAGTATTTTTAAATTCCAATAAGTTTGGAACACCCATATTAAAAGCCATTTCTAAAAGAACATTTTGTCTAATATCATCTAATTTTTTAAATATTGGAAGTTTGTCTTCTAATTCCAATTTAATATTTAAAATGTCATTTCTTAATAATAAATCTGCTTCACTTTTTGAAATTCCATTAAGTTTTAAATTTCTACCCCAACCAATAGTTAAATGACCTTTTGGGCATAAGTAGGGTTTTAAACTTATGTTTTCACTTTTTTTAATTGATTTTTCTAATAATTCATAATTCATTGTTTTATATTTCCTTTAATCTTTTAATAATTTTTCTTACTCCGTTATAAGTAATCCCTAAATCTTTTGAGATTTGAAAAGCATTTATATTAATTTTATTTTCTGAATTAATATTATTTTCTATCAAATCGCACACACTTTTTAAAAAACAAATTTCATTCTTTTTTAATGTAATTTCACGCAATTTTTAACCTTTTATTAAATTCTTTAAATGTTTGTATTGTTGACTCTTTTCCGTCGATTAATACGAAAGTATCCATTAAATTTTTTCTTAATTGTTGTGAATAATTGTTATATTGTATTTCATCAATTCCAGTATGATTATAATAATCTTTAGCCCTAGAGCAATAATCTAAAGTTTTAAGACGTGCATTATCTACGATATTAATTTTCTTTTTTTGTTGGAGTTCTTTATCTGCTTCGATTAAAATTTCTGTTAATTCATAAGAATTAAAAACACCTCTTTTAAGTTTAATAAATGTAGAAAGTACAGCTTTAAAAGCATTTTTTACATACATTGAAGCAGGTTTTTTAATATCTTTTATCTTTTGTAATTTTTCTACAATATTGCCCTTAAATGTTGAAATAAAAGACCATAAAGGCGACAAATTCGCCCTTTGAAATCTTTTTTTAACTGTATCAGCATTTAAAATTAATAACTCATCTCCTTTAAATCTGTAACCTGCTTGTATTTCTTGACATTCTTTAATTGATAAATCTTTTAAAACAAAAGTATTTATTAAATAATCCCACAAGCTACCAATAGATTTTAATAAGCTTTGTAAACTTTCAACCATACCCCAAGAACTGTATAGTTGTTTTAATTTTTCCCTTCTTAATTGAAACTCAATCCGCCACACGGGCAAAGTTTCATCATAAGAGGGGTTATAATCCCAACTCAAATATTTAACAAAAGCTTTATTTTTGTTTTTGTCTATTTCGTGAGTTTTATTATAAATTCTTAGCATTTCCGCACCTTTACCAACAGAAAAGCCAGTAAATTTTAAACCGCTGTAATATATGTTTGTATCTTGATTAAATATTTCTTTATTACGTTTTAATGTTTTTAATCTATAAAAATCCAACATTGAGAAATTATATTTTTGCACGTCCTTAGCTAAATGTATCTCACTAACTTTAATAAAATAGTTTTTTAACATTTCTTCAACTGTTTCAACTACAATATTAATAGCTTTTTGATAACCACATCTTAAAAGAAACTCCGCCCTAAATTCAGCTTTTACAACTGGATTATGATTTTTATCATCAATTTTTCTTAAAGATAACGTAAAATCTCCATTTTGAAGAACTACATTAAAGCCCTTTTGTGTTGTTGCCATTACTCTAAACTTTATTTTATCAATAGAAGTCATTTTATAACGTTGTTGAGGGTCGTCGCTTTTAATTGTCATTGCTTCATTTTTTAAATCCATATAATGCGAAACGTGCAAATTAAAATGTAATTTATCCTTTTCAACGTCAGAGCAATAAAACTGTAATTTTAAAGTATCAACTAAATCATTTAAACAAACAAACATATTTTTTTAATCCTTTTTATTTTGTCTATTGGGTTGCTTTGTCCCGTTTAGCCCCCCTTGTTAATCCAGACGGGGGAAAAGCTTTTTTTTTGAATTTTAAAGCTTAATAAACTCCGTGAAAATAGGTCTTATATAAGTATTCCCAAACTCTTTAACCTCTCCAAGTCTTCCTTTAGCTAAATATTTTTCTCCAGTTTCTAAAGAATTAAAATTGTTTTGGTTTATTGGTGTTTCGATTTCTCCACCATTAAAAGATAATTTAACCTTATACGAGTTTGGATAAAAGGCTAACTCTCCATTAATTTCTTTTTGTTGTTTAGTTTCTTTGTCTAAAATTGGTTTACCATCAATTTGTATTAACTCAACAACAGTAGCCCCAAGAGATACTTTATTCTCTTCCCTTTGTTTTAATTTGTTCTCAAATTCAATTCTTTGTTTTTCCAGTTCTTTGGCTACTAACTCCTCAAATGTTAAGCCAGTTTCTTTTAATTCTTTACTCATAATAAAAATCCTTTTTTTTGTTTAATTTTTTTGGTTAAGTTCATAAGAACTTAAAGAAAGCTAAATTAATATTTAGATTTTTTTAAATTCTTTTGGCTTCGCCCTTTTCTAATTTCATTTAGGGCAAATCGGGCAAAGCCCTAAGCCCAGTTTTTTTCTCTTATTCTTTTAATTTCTTTTTTTTAGAATAGGGGAGTTATAAAACTTCTCCTAAGTCCAATTTATAGAAAAGACCGTCAAAGCCTAAATAAAAATTTTTTCCCATATTTACAACTTTTTCAAAGTTGTGTTTTTTCTCATCTAATGAAGGAAATGATTTTTCAAAAGCTTCAAATAATTCATTAACAGTCACTTTTTTTATTAAGTGTTGTTGGTCGTTTGGTATTCTGTTTTTGTAATAAATTTGACACGCACTCATAATTAAAATCCTTTCATTTGAGAAGCTATGAAAAATTTACTTTTTAAACTGATTTCTAAAAGTTTTATTTCTTCTCCTAAGATTTCTTTTTGTTGTTTAGATAAAAAAATAGAGCCTAGTTTCTCCACCTCATTTTCATATTGTTTAATTAGTTGTTTAAGTTCTTGAACTGCTTTTAATTTGTTATGATTAGTTGCTTTTAATAAATTCATTTATTAATTCTCCTTTGTTGATGTAATTTGATTTTTATTTTCATAAAGTGAAATAATTTCATTTATATTTTTTCTAAACGAAAGAGGGCGAGAATATAAAAATTTTAATTCCTCATTTTCCGAAACAAAATCAATTAGATTTTTTAAATATAAAATAGGATAATTATCAAACTCTAATAAGAGAGTAATTTGTTTTAAATTTAAGTTTTTATCTACTTTTTTATTTGTTGGGATTTTTTCAAAGAAGTAATAATATAAATTCCAATTATCATAGAAAGCATTATTAATCGTGTTTTTATTATTATTTTGTAATTGCAACTTTTCAACATTTATAAAATAATTATATGAACTAACATTTTTAGAATTTTTTATATGTTTAGAAACTTTAATAATATAGTTTTCATTTACTAGATTTTTTAAAAATTTAGAAATCATATTAAATGATGATATTCTCAAATCTTTTTTTAATTGAGTGATTAGAAAATCAGAGTTATTAAAAATATATAACAGCATTTTAAACTCATAGTTATTTATTTTTTCATCTTTTAAAGCTATGTTTAAAAGTTTTATAAAATCGTCATTTGATATATTTTCCATAGAAAAAAACCTTTTTTAATTTTTTTATAGTTTTAGTATTGAAAACTATAATTTTCAAACTAAAATAAATATATCTTCTGTTATAATACTTTCATTAGATATTTATTGATTAGGATTAAAATGAGATATGATTTAGATTTTAAGAGTAACTTTAACGATACATTATTATTTTGGATTGAAAGATTTGTTAGAAATAAACTTACAACATTATCAAACAGACAAGTTACAGATAAAGAAAAATTAGCTTCAATAATTCAACAATTAGTAAAAGGAACTAAATCTATTGATGAATTAGCTACTATTGTTAAAGAAGCAAGAAATATAGGTTTAGCAGGAGTTAATACATATTTTAATCCCCTATTAAAACTATACAATTTTATTGTTACTCTTGGACTTGCTTCAATGAAAGAAATAGATGAAGAATTACTTAGTGATTTTTTAGCTAGTGAGACAAGTTCTTTATCTGATGCTTCTAAAAAAAACCATAGAATTGCCCTATTATCACTATTTTCATATATAGATAAACAAAATCAAAATGAAGATGGAAGTTCATATTTATTTAAAATTGAACTAAAAAATTGGGGAGGTTTAAGTGGAAAAAGTGGTACAAAACTACCCTCTTTTATGAATAAAGATGAAATTGATAGATTTTTAAATGCAATTGATACTTTTGAGTTTTCAAACAATACTTCTTATAGGAATAGATTAATATTAAAAATTATAATATATACTGGAGTTAGGGTTAGTGAAATCCTAAATTTAAAAATAAAAGATATATTTAAAGAAGATAATGTTTATTTACTTCAAATAAGAGGAAAAGGTAATAAACCAAGAGTTGTAATGATAAAAAGCTTAATTATTGAAAATGATTTAAGAAATTGGTTAGATATGAGAATTTGCAATAGTGATTTGTTAGTTTGTAATCAAAAAGGTGAAAGATTAACTCAAGCATACATAAGTAGAATTGTTGAAAACATTTTAATAAGTGCAGGAATAAGAAAAGAAAAAAATGGTGCACATATGTTAAGACATAGTTTTGCAACCCTACTTTATGCAAAACATCATGATTTAATACTTGTTCAAGAAGCTCTAGGTCATGCAGATATTAACACATCTAGAATTTATACACACTTTGATAAAGAAAGATTACGTAAAACTACAGAGATATTTTAAATAATATTTCTGTAATATAAATAAATATTTAATTTAAGAGAAAGGATGGAAGAATGGAAGCTTTAATAATTGTAGCTCATGGTAGTAAAATGAAAAGTTCAAATGATGAAATCGTAACAATTGTAGAAAAAATTAAAGAGTCAAATGAAAATACAAATCT
The genomic region above belongs to Arcobacter ellisii and contains:
- a CDS encoding helix-turn-helix domain-containing protein, coding for MQITYNEIAELIGRTEANMKYMKKHNPEQLELLKIGGLCKKYNISLKDLEAIIKLKEDIKK
- a CDS encoding TonB C-terminal domain-containing protein is translated as MIKKILVSFLMLFSLISANDDFIDSYYSSIGERLSEWIPVGENEKATLNIFIDENGAFDYEFIKKANSEEFNNSLKNFLEKQKKIKYPVYKNKKIKIKTDFESEKK
- a CDS encoding glycoside hydrolase family protein yields the protein MNYELLEKSIKKSENISLKPYLCPKGHLTIGWGRNLKLNGISKSEADLLLRNDILNIKLELEDKLPIFKKLDDIRQNVLLEMAFNMGVPNLLEFKNTIKYLQNNDFQSASEEMLNSKWHKDFINYDMQDNKRGNSGLLRSEYLSKVMREGKY
- a CDS encoding tyrosine-type recombinase/integrase, with amino-acid sequence MRYDLDFKSNFNDTLLFWIERFVRNKLTTLSNRQVTDKEKLASIIQQLVKGTKSIDELATIVKEARNIGLAGVNTYFNPLLKLYNFIVTLGLASMKEIDEELLSDFLASETSSLSDASKKNHRIALLSLFSYIDKQNQNEDGSSYLFKIELKNWGGLSGKSGTKLPSFMNKDEIDRFLNAIDTFEFSNNTSYRNRLILKIIIYTGVRVSEILNLKIKDIFKEDNVYLLQIRGKGNKPRVVMIKSLIIENDLRNWLDMRICNSDLLVCNQKGERLTQAYISRIVENILISAGIRKEKNGAHMLRHSFATLLYAKHHDLILVQEALGHADINTSRIYTHFDKERLRKTTEIF